One region of Gottschalkia purinilytica genomic DNA includes:
- the plsX gene encoding phosphate acyltransferase PlsX, which produces MKIAVDAMGGDNGLKVTVKGSIDAIKEYDVNIVLIGKEELIKEELNKYDYPKNKIDIVNARDIITNDDEPAMAIRKKKDSSIVVGLNLLKNKEVDGFISAGSTGAVLSGGLLIVKRIKGIERPALGTVFPTKKGISLLLDIGANADCKAKYLQQFAIMGSIYAQKILNMSKPRVGLVNIGSERGKGNELMKETYDLLENTDNISFCGNIEGRDIPYGNYDVLVCDGFSGNIILKLTEGLAMSIFDMLKDVFMKSFMTKIGAAILKPSLKEFKKTLDYSEYGGAPLLGIKGAVIKAHGSSDEFAIKNAIRQAKTFIENKIIEKIEEDINLLGGNNDKDS; this is translated from the coding sequence GTTGATGCTATGGGAGGAGATAATGGGCTAAAGGTTACCGTTAAAGGTAGTATAGATGCTATTAAGGAATATGATGTCAATATAGTTCTTATAGGAAAAGAGGAACTAATCAAAGAAGAATTAAATAAATATGATTATCCTAAAAATAAAATAGATATAGTTAATGCAAGAGATATAATTACTAATGACGATGAGCCTGCAATGGCTATTAGAAAAAAGAAAGATTCATCTATAGTAGTAGGGTTAAATTTGCTTAAAAATAAAGAAGTAGATGGGTTCATTTCTGCTGGGAGCACAGGTGCTGTACTAAGTGGTGGACTTTTAATAGTTAAAAGAATAAAGGGAATTGAAAGACCAGCATTAGGAACAGTATTTCCAACTAAGAAAGGCATATCCCTCTTACTTGATATAGGTGCTAATGCAGACTGTAAAGCTAAATATTTACAACAGTTTGCTATAATGGGATCTATATATGCTCAAAAAATACTGAATATGTCTAAACCTAGAGTCGGATTAGTAAATATCGGATCAGAAAGAGGTAAAGGAAACGAACTAATGAAAGAAACTTATGACTTATTAGAAAACACAGATAATATAAGTTTCTGTGGAAATATAGAAGGAAGAGATATACCATATGGAAATTATGATGTTCTAGTATGTGATGGATTTTCAGGAAATATAATACTAAAACTTACTGAAGGATTAGCAATGTCTATATTTGATATGTTAAAAGATGTGTTTATGAAATCTTTTATGACAAAAATAGGGGCTGCTATACTTAAGCCTAGTCTTAAAGAATTTAAGAAAACTTTAGACTATAGTGAATATGGAGGAGCACCTTTATTAGGTATAAAAGGAGCAGTAATAAAAGCTCATGGTAGTTCAGATGAATTTGCTATAAAAAATGCTATTAGACAGGCAAAAACTTTTATTGAGAATAAAATTATAGAAAAAATAGAAGAAGATATTAATCTCTTAGGAGGTAATAATGATAAAGATAGCTAA